A single region of the Drosophila takahashii strain IR98-3 E-12201 chromosome 2R, DtakHiC1v2, whole genome shotgun sequence genome encodes:
- the Lpt gene encoding histone-lysine N-methyltransferase 2C gives MSTNVVASMEEKAAADDLPYFPEKFPSKVCCLCNLGEKSALGQGEILQLKAPTSAEIRDKYPVDRLREDGSRLFYGPKQPSLSSGECHYELDKIGQPEVVHPAEFLDEGFVYVHRMCIMWSLRKSQISDADATYFASHFAEFLEQKCNFCGRHGASINCKMNCRQVHHYPCAAAAGCLLILESFTVFCTEHLSQVPVICSDNNVECLSCSSLGDLSKLIMCSTCGDHFHSTCIGLANLPDTRSGWNCARCTKCQICRQQDSNDTKYVKCEQCQKIYHASCLRPVISAIPKYGWKCNRCRVCTDCGSRTPGGGSSSRWHSHYTICDSCYQQRNKGFSCPICQKAYRAASHKEMVKCSWCNKFVHSTCDEEADLTAYHKKKEQNPDYDYVCPNCKSNSSGPGSSQQAIDSIVLSAMDSSSEQLSLKEIELDPLEGKPTIDPSSDELHKLPAGKKKVCLSNVRGKSGKFVLHRMGVMSQINKKRSTRGKGRQLALPSISSDRCLSRNMEADLTSDKKLLLCSARDKFIQAQDICVMCGSLGIESDSVMITCAQCGQCYHPYCAGVKPSRGILQKGWRCLDCTVCEGCGKKNDEARLLLCDECDISYHIYCVNPPLETVPTGNWKCSFCTLCQKCGRNPTEKSEFGDSNMLECPPCTSQSSCPVCKSPYSNGEMIIQCEHCDLWSHFLCDTVNAQLTIDYYDNNVYKCLKCRCSTRNSMSLTDAKTGKEDSLAIGGQSSKAFVHITATSGPGFDAKSSASERNHLTLASDMPEAAPEAIHWIDGVCLSESGLGMIKSLSTEIKRKRKMRQPIGNGKDGQADGGAEEALEKYKDGMVWDGTENAIPEGFTISTNDEGVHILRKKRQRNLQKLGIGGFSVRNRGLKKDSEETTAADQLNSMMTMDKKKKIIRKKQKNKLIEAYPVYLQEAFFGKPLLEGGELVMAESDSSDEIDASMKVYFTRPEGKSPANQDTPVVHKSPAKTLKKVKAEPKTENKTVFIEQMPMGMQHKNPITPVANVFDPLHTEISNTVFGNRHPLDTLASPNIPELDTPNSVNTVTSAEIIEKPMRESPVVLVDNYMVPNQLPQDQKFHNQLYLPGNIAVNPSQQLHFRQQPDHLKAQNVNKQNMQTMISQVVLQTEKRPEEEQKVVEPVTENLNAGTQKTAEKMRKDEDLGLMATISAVLYANTEHPNLKELFPNWNDRCKQILKRWRSLCNEKKAPFLQKAKDNRSALRQRREQNKIPMPPKPQKQEDMGRVWKQQPKLKEDQPNMFVTYNGNAYDMGNYVGGPAQATANNANPHHVMPNVNDNLVIKATMQRTQVHTTATTTLKMTPVDNRLELNAVYGTEPIGDKKLRNLLQKNSTEPMLMGANSDLFLANDVMRLGMMQNTPITQNNPMLSISGKSQPSEGRALEQDVKLNEPQEVTSSAVELETVGFGDILGGLGEGDDDDLLKSLTSEMGDDFNILEYADPELDVNVLNSLDFDDNEKCST, from the exons ATGAGCACGAACGTTGTTGCGAGCATGGAGGAGAAGGCGGCGGCCGACGACCTGCCGTACTTCCCGGAGAAGTTTCCGAGCAAGGTGTGCTGTTTATGCAACCTCGGGGAGAAGAGTGCCTTGGGCCAGGGTGAGATTCTGCAGCTGAAGGCGCCCACGTCCGCTGAGATCAGGGATAAATATCCCGTGGACCGCCTGAGGGAGGACGGATCGCGGCTGTTCTATGGCCCCAAGCAGCCGTCCTTGAGCTCCGGCGAGTGCCACTACGAACTGGACAAAATCGGACAGCCGGAGGTGGTGCATCCCGCCGAGTTCCTCGACGAGGGCTTCGTCTACGTGCACCGCATGTGCATTATGTGGTCGCTGCGCAAGAGCCAGATCAGCGACGCGGACGCCACGTACTTTGCCAGCCACTTTGCGGAGTTCCTGGAGCAGAAGTGCAACTTCTGCGGGCGCCACGGGGCCTCCATCAACTGCAAGATGAACTGCCGCCAGGTGCACCACTACCCGTGTGCCGCCGCCGCGGGCTGCCTGCTCATCCTGGAGAGTTTCACGGTCTTCTGCACGGAGCACTTGAGCCAGGTGCCTGTGATAT GCAGCGACAATAACGTGGAGTGCCTGTCCTGCTCCTCGCTGGGGGATCTCTCCAAGCTGATCATGTGTAGTACCTGCGGCGACCACTTTCATTCAACCTGCATTGGCCTGGCCAATCTGCCAG ACACCCGCTCTGGCTGGAACTGCGCGCGCTGCACCAAATGCCAGATTTGCAGGCAGCAGGACTCAAATGACACCAAGTATGTAAAGTGTGAGCAGTGCCAGAAGATCTATCATGCCTCCTGCCTGCGACCTGTTATCTCAGCGATTCCGAAATACGGCTGGAAGTGCAAT CGCTGTCGCGTGTGCACGGACTGCGGGTCGAGAACTCCGGGCGGCGGCAGCTCCTCCCGCTGGCACAGCCACTACACAATCTGCGACTCCTGCTATCAGCAGCGGAACAAGGGATTTTCCTGCCCGATTTGCCAAAAGGCATATAGGGCAGCTTCCCACAAGGAAATGGTCAAGTGCAGCTGGTGCAACAA ATTTGTGCACAGTACGTGTGACGAGGAAGCGGACTTAACGGCTTACCACAAGAAAAAGGAGCAGAATCCAGATTACGATTACGTGTGTCCGAACTGCAAGAGCAATTCATCGGGACCTGGGTCATCGCAACAGGCAATCGACTCGATCGTATTGTCCGCCATGGACTCGTCATCAGAGCAACTGAGCCTCAAGGAAATTGAACTGGACCCGCTGGAGGGAAAACCCACCATAGATCCATCCAGCGATGAACTCCACAAGCTGCCCGCCGGCAAGAAAAAAGTGTGCCTTTCGAATGTGCGCGGAAAGAGCGGGAAATTCGTCCTGCACCGCATGGGTGTCATGTCGCAGATCAACAAGAAGCGCAGCACGCGGGGCAAGGGACGCCAGCTGGCACTGCCCAGCATCTCAAGCGATCGCTGCCTGAGTCGCAACATGGAGGCTGATCTAACCAGCGACAAGAAGCTGCTCCTCTGCTCGGCGAGGGATAAGTTTATCCAGGCACAGGATATCTGCGTGATGTGCGGCTCGCTGGGCATCGAAAGCGATTCGGTGATGATCACCTGCGCTCAGTGCGGCCAATGCTATCATCCGTACTGCGCTGGCGTGAAGCCTTCGCGGGGCATCCTGCAGAAGGGTTGGCGATGCCTGGACTGCACGGTGTGCGAGGGATGCGGCAAGAAGAACGACGAAGCGCGGCTTCTGCTGTGTGACGAGTGCGACATCTCCTACCACATCTACTGTGTGAATCCGCCGCTGGAAACCGTGCCCACGGGCAACTGGAAGTGCTCCTTTTGCACACTGTGCCAGAAATGCGGACGCAATCCCACCGAGAAGAGCGAGTTCGGGGACTCCAACATGCTCGAATGCCCGCCCTGCACCAGCCAGTCGTCGTGTCCGGTGTGCAAGAGCCCGTATTCCAACGGCGAGATGATCATCCAGTGCGAGCACTGTGACCTCTGGTCGCACTTCCTCTGCGACACCGTCAACGCCCAGCTGACCATTGATTACTACGACAATAATGTGTACAAGTGTTTGAAGTGCCGCTGCTCCACGAGGAACTCAATGTCGCTCACGGATGCCAAGACGGGCAAGGAGGATTCGTTGGCCATTGGTGGTCAGTCGAGCAAAGCATTCGTTCACATCACAGCCACCTCGGGGCCGGGTTTCGATGCCAAGAGCAGTGCATCCGAACGCAATCATCTCACCCTGGCCAGCGACATGCCCGAGGCTGCCCCGGAGGCCATCCATTGGATCGACGGCGTGTGCCTAAGCGAGAGCGGATTGGGCATGATCAAGTCCCTGTCGACGGAGATCAAACGAAAGCGCAAGATGCGACAGCCCATCGGCAACGGCAAGGATGGTCAGGCGGACGGAGGCGCCGAGGAGGCGCTGGAGAAGTACAAAGACGGAATGGTCTGGGATGGGACGGAGAACGCCATTCCGGAGGGTTTCACCATCTCCACCAATGACGAGGGCGTGCATATCTTGCGTAAGAAGCGGCAGCGGAATCTCCAAAAGCTGGGCATAGGTGGCTTTTCCGTACGCAATAGAGGTCTGAAGAAGGACAGCGAGGAGACGACTGCTGCGGATCAATTAAATTCCATGATGACCATggacaaaaagaagaaaatcatACGAAAAAAGCAGAAGAACAAACTTATCGAAGCCTATCCTGTGTATCTGCAAGAGGCGTTCTTCGGAAAACCTCTGCTGGAAGGCGGCGAGCTTGTAATGGCCGAATCAGACTCCTCTGACGAAATCGACGCCTCCATGAAGGTGTACTTCACGCGGCCCGAAGGCAAGAGCCCAGCGAATCAGGACACACCGGTGGTGCACAAGAGTCCAGCGAAGACCCTCAAGAAAGTCAAAGCTGAGCCGAAAACTGAGAATAAAACGGTTTTCATTGAGCAAATGCCAATGGGAATGCAGCACAAAAACCCCATTACACCAGTTGCTAACGTTTTTG ATCCCTTACATACGGAGATTTCTAACACTGTTTTTGGCAACAGGCATCCTTTGGACACTTTGGCTTCACCAAATATTCCAGAACTAGACACACCAAACTCTGTAAATACGGTTACATCAGCtgaaattattgaaaaacCAATGAG ggAATCACCTGTGGTCTTGGTCGATAATTACATGGTACCTAACCAGTTGCCTCAGGATCAAAAGTTTCACAATCAGCTATATTTGCCGGGAAATATTGCAGTAAATCCGAGCCAACAGCTCCATTTCCGCCAACAGCCGGATCACTTAAAAGCACAAAATGTCAATAAGCAGAATATGCAAACTATGATTAGCCAAGTAGTTTTGCAAACAGAAAAGAGACCGGAGGAGGAACAAAAGGTTGTCGAACCCGTGACGGAAAATCTGAACGCTGGCACTCAAAAGACAGCTGAGAAAATGCGAAAGGATGAAG ACCTTGGTCTAATGGCTACCATTTCGGCAGTATTGTATGCCAATACGGAGCATCCGAACCTAAAAGAGTTGTTCCCGAACTGGAATGATCGCTGCAAGCAGATTCTAAAGAGGTGGCGTTCGCTGTGCAACGAGAAAAAGGCTCCTTTCTTGCAAAAGGCTAAGGATAATCGCTCTGCTTTGCGGCAGAGGCGagagcaaaataaaatacctatGCCACCAAAGCCACAAAAGCAGGAAGATATGGGAAGAGTGTGGAAACAACAGCCCAAATTGAAGGAAGACCAACCGAACATGTTTGTCACGTACA atgGAAATGCCTACGATATGGGTAACTATGTTGGTGGCCCGGCGCAGGCAACGGCAAATAACGCCAACCCGCATCATGTGATGCCGAATGTGAACGACAATTTGGTGATTAAGGCTACGATGCAAAGGACTCAAGTGCATACGACAGCAACCACTACTCTCAAAATGACACCCGTTGACAATCGGCTGGAGTTGAATGCGGTATATGGCACAGAGCCCATTGGGGATAAAAAGCTGAGGAATCTGCTGCAGAAGAATAGCACAGAACCAATGCTAATGGGAGCCAACTCGGACTTGTTCCTAGCCAATGATGTCATGCGGCTGGGCATGATGCAAAATACACCCATCACGCAGAACAATCCAATGTTGAGCATTAGTGGAAAATCTCAGCCATCTGAAGGCAGGGCCTTGGAGCAGGATGTGAAGTTGAACGAGCCGCAGGAGGTCACTTCTTCGGCCGTGGAGTTGGAGACCGTTGGATTTGGTGACATCCTGGGAGGACTCGGCGAAGGCGACGACGATGATCTACTCAAGTCGCTCACTTCCGAAATGGGAGATGACTTTAATATTCTGGAGTATGCAGACCCAGAACTAGACGTGAATGTCCTCAATTCACTAGACTTTGATGACAATGAAAAATGTTCTACATAG
- the mRpL41 gene encoding large ribosomal subunit protein mL41: protein MNNCIKLAPMALRCQQRTISTSSVLEGKRNFRKFNVYNKRGTRVVKEAQKTLANPPVAIHKRGVRDTGITVDGQYVEIPEKIPDIIVPDLTGCKLKPYVSYKAPEVVQSEFTSLDLFNAVYSQKIIEDFKAGTLQADGSAKEPSANEQLTPAEALQRARRTGSDIF from the coding sequence atgaataattgtattaaaCTGGCGCCCATGGCACTCCGCTGCCAGCAGAGGACCATCAGCACTTCATCCGTACTGGAGGGCAAGCGGAACTTCCGCAAATTCAATGTGTACAACAAGCGGGGAACTCGCGTGGTGAAGGAGGCCCAGAAAACGCTGGCCAATCCGCCGGTGGCCATTCACAAGCGCGGAGTGCGCGACACGGGAATCACTGTGGACGGGCAGTACGTGGAGATCCCCGAGAAGATCCCGGACATCATAGTGCCCGACCTGACCGGCTGCAAGCTGAAGCCCTATGTGTCGTACAAAGCCCCCGAAGTCGTCCAATCGGAGTTCACCAGCTTGGACCTGTTCAACGCCGTCTACTCGCAGAAGATCATCGAGGACTTCAAGGCGGGCACCCTGCAGGCGGACGGCAGTGCCAAGGAGCCCTCGGCCAACGAGCAACTGACTCCGGCGGAGGCGTTGCAGCGCGCCCGCAGGACGGGCAGCGATATATTCTAG
- the Nap1 gene encoding nucleosome assembly protein 1-like 1 — MVDPPAEGNVDPESCNEIDEEKSGSDCQSMPAYMNSVLRRQYLQEMVKSLPAPVQNRIVYLKNLQLEHLKIEAEFFEEVYKLEQKYQVQYQPLFDKRKEIVEGKVDPAEEKPKWKEPEPLTDNEADAEHFREALKSLKSIPQDAKGIPGFWLTVFRNTAILSEMVQPHDEPAMRKLIDISIKYDNGHSYTLEFHFDKNEYFTNSVLTKQYVLKSTVDPDDPFAFEGPEIYKCTGCTINWEKKMNLTVKTIRKKQKHKERGAVRTIVKQVPTDSFFNFFNPPEVPTDKEEIDDESQQILATDFEIGHFLRARIIPKAVLYYTGDIVDDEDDEDEEEFDENEEDEYDDDDAPPAKGPKGPGGNKKQSPNDCPNQ, encoded by the exons ATGGTGGACCCTCCAGCAGAAGGCAATGTAGACCCCGAGTCCTGCAACGAAATCGACGAGGAGAAGTCTGGCTCGGACTGCCAGTCGAT GCCGGCCTACATGAACTCGGTTCTGCGGCGCCAGTATCTGCAGGAAATGGTCAAGTCTCTGCCGGCTCCGGTGCAGAATAGGATTGTGTATCTGAAGAACCTGCAGTTGGAGCACCTGAAAATCGAGGCCGAGTTCTTCGAGGAGGTCTACAAGCTGGAGCAGAAGTACCAGGTGCAGTACCAGCCGCTGTTCGACAAGCGCAAGGAGATCGTCGAGGGCAAGGTGGATCCCGCCGAGGAGAAGCCCAAGTGGAAGGAGCCAGAGCCGTTGACCGACAACGAGGCCGATGCCGAGCACTTCCGCGAGGCGCTGAAGAGTTTGAAAAGTATTCCCCAGGACGCCAAGGGCATTCCCGGCTTCTGGCTGACGGTGTTCCGCAACACGGCCATTCTCTCCGAGATGGTGCAGCCCCACGACGAGCCGGCCATGCGCAAGCTGATCGATATATCCATTAAGTACGATAATGGG CATTCGTACACCTTGGAGTTCCATTTCGACAAGAACGAGTACTTCACCAACTCAGTCCTTACGAAACAGTACGTTCTGAAGTCCACCGTGGATCCCGACGATCCGTTCGCATTCGAGGGCCCAGAGATCTACAAGTGCACGGGGTGCACCATCAACTGGGAGAAGAAGATGAACCTGACAGTGAAGACCATCCGGAAGAAGCAGAAGCACAAGGAGCGTGGCGCTGTGCGCACCATCGTCAAGCAGGTCCCAACGGATtcctttttcaatttcttcaACCCACCAGAGGTTCCAACCGACAAGGAGGAAATCGATGACGAATCTCAGCAG ATACTGGCTACCGATTTCGAAATTGGTCACTTCTTGCGCGCCAGAATTATTCCAAAAGCGGTGCTTTACTACACTGGCGACATTGTCGACGATGAGGAcgacgaggatgaggaggagttTGACGAGAACGAAGAGGACGAGTATGACGACGATGATGCCCCGCCAGCAAAGGGTCCCAAAGGTCCTGGCGGCAACAAGAAACAGTCGCCCAACGACTGCCCGAATCAGTAG
- the LOC108068460 gene encoding uncharacterized protein — protein sequence MQLLSIFHSILTIYFFQLLINVTHSKLNLKYAILRQKQAPKSQNDTFAYQQRIKYDAQKTMRVIFYRNNTKTLETSAYDDTYDLKGSGCSASDKFAIVLHGWIQSCSDEWALSLIDRLSYYRGGCVICIDYSVVASSSYMRLYTNFDTLTGAISSIILTLFKQGFDPKRGYMFGFSFGGQLASAVGRSLRPYHIIESIDTCDMAGPGFDPIAVDHSKAGKHVQCFHSSRDKGTFVYSCHRNIMLGSCGLKQPSVASQLHLGSHGLCVDIYINTFDYPFYALNSTPPECFTWQKAAKIPDGYTVGYEENFDNQVSGQIFVPTSLHYPYNLSKKHLRLLTRN from the exons ATGCAATTGCTCAGTATTTTTCACTCAATCTTGACTATATACTTCtttcaacttttaattaatgtaACCCATTCCAAACTAAATCTTAAATATGCGATTTTAAGACAAAAGCAAGCACCCAAATCACAAAATGACACTTTTG CATATCAACAGAGAATCAAATATGATGCTCAGAAAACGATGCGAGTTATTTTCTATAGGAACAACACCAAAACTCTGGAAACTTCAGCTTATGACGATACCTATGATCTTAAGGGGTCAGGTTGCTCAGCTTCCGACAAGTTTGCCATAGTTTTACATGGCTGGATTCAAAGTTGCTCGGACGAATGGGCTTTATCACTAATTGACA GGCTTAGTTATTACCGCGGCGGATGTGTGATATGCATTGACTATAGTGTAGTGGCTAGTTCCTCATATATGCG GTTATACACAAACTTCGACACCCTGACTGGAGCCATATCTTCCATTATTTTAACACTCTTTAAGCAGGGATTTGACCCGAAGCGAGGCTATATGTTTGGCTTTAGCTTTGGTGGACAACTGGCTTCAGCAGTAGGAAGATCTTTACGGCCTTATCACATCATCGAAAGCATAGATA CATGTGATATGGCTGGACCCGGATTTGATCCCATTGCAGTGGATCACTCGAAGGCCGGAAAACATGTGCAGTGCTTCCACTCGAGTCGCGACAAGGGCACCTTCGTTTACTCCTGCCACAGGAACATTATGCTGGGCAGCTGTGGTCTAAAACAGCCTTCGGTGGCCAGTCAACTTCACTTGGGCAGTCATGGTCTTTGCGttgatatatacataaatacctTCGACTATCCCTTCTACGCCCTTAACTCCACACCGCCGGAGTGCTTCACCTGGCAAAAAGCCGCGAAGATTCCAGATGGCTACACAGTGGGTTACGAAGAAAACTTTGACAACCAGGTCTCTGGACAAATCTTTGTGCCAACCAGCCTGCATTACCCCTACAACTTGTCCAAAAAACATCTTAGATTGCTGACTAgaaattaa
- the LOC108068376 gene encoding probable splicing factor, arginine/serine-rich 7, whose protein sequence is MRDRDRRDRDRDRERDRERDRDRDRDRRHRSKSPVRSSRQSSKSKKKSKSKKSKKYSRRSRSSSRSSSRSSSSSRSSSRSRHSKSRSRDQNKSRSASQRTTRGPSSESNSRSGTTPVTAAVKAIDLLDTKVQKALETIDEDTFKPAAFFSSRDAKESSEKVIIDLNNETVTVPNKPPVAVRNEDVIFHPNFLGDPDLKAEKWLRKLYNYRQKYMQE, encoded by the exons atgaggGATCGCGACCGCCGTGACAGGGATCGTGATCGGGAAAGAGATCGGGAGAGAGACAGAGACCGGGATCGCGACAGACGCCACCGCTCCAAGTCGCCCGTTAGGAGCAGCCGGCAGAGCTCCAAGTCGAAGAAGAAGTCCAAGTCCAAGAAGTCGAAAAAGTACTCCCGCAGGAGTCGCAGCAGCAGTCGCAGCTCCTCGCGCAGTTCctccagcagcaggagcagttCCCGGAGCAGGCACAGCAAGAGCAGGAGCAGGGACCAAAACAAATCCCGCTCTGCCTCTCAAAGGACCACCAGGGGTCCCAGTTCCGAGAGCAATTCCCGATCCGGCACCACACCCGTAACTGCCGCCGTGAAGGCCATCGATCTACTGGACACCAAGGTGCAAAAGGCACTGGAGACCATAGACGAGGACACCTTCAAGCCCGCTGCCTTCTTCAGCTCAAGGGATGCAAAAGAGTCGTCCGAAAAGGTCATCATAGACCTGAACAACGAGACGGTCACAGTGCCCAATAAGCCACCCGTTGCCGTGCGAAACGAAGATGTAATATTCCATCCGAAC TTCCTCGGCGACCCGGATCTCAAGGCCGAGAAGTGGCTGCGCAAGCTCTACAATTACCGCCAGAAGTACATGCAGGAGTAG
- the LOC108068463 gene encoding angiogenic factor with G patch and FHA domains 1 isoform X1, which translates to MSSPVEEEESAESAAKHDFIELKSSKDLESCEQQQLLQYVEKLHGIIRKYDTKLAAYKQKLLNFMQQEQKTSCDKAIQINETELLENQDSLEKDEDTDKKDKTSDLSATDAFSFVDEMRQAAKHAENLNNFVYEPTSGMYYDPKTGYYYNAEYGLYYDGNTGCYYSYDHAKDSYEFHSQAQVQANEAAKPESEDEQVEFDELGGVITDPDTLKKIKAEKQKAKDRAEKSKRKAKGKNKKHGKKKRKKERHHKSKKRHRDSDDERDGDAEEGELSQSSDSSSDSSDDEESSGISDTEDSSVPIFKAAGRFQDIAKKYPPSLRIIVQETNLETLKVGSLHLITYKGGSLGREGSHDVIIPDVNVSKGHLKFNYEAKLGLYKCLDLGSRNGTILNGSPMSSEAMDLVHGSVITLGQTKLLCHVHEGNSTCGLCEPGLLIETPAPVVTTGNASTATVLSHKEQLKKLQRKYGLENEKFVESGANGQSNYNDRAATRRVKVGSSTDKEKTEIACVNTEIGSSNKGFKMLSKLGWQKGDTLGKTNSSAGLLTPINVVGNEGTSGLGNTDPVTSSSRPVDKRKLANLKITQARYQRASDIFVQSDDSD; encoded by the exons ATGTCGTCGCCGGTCGAAGAGGAGGAGTCGGCGGAAAGTGCCGCCAAACACGATTTTATCGAACTGAAGAGCTCGAAGGACTTGGAGTCCTgcgagcagcaacaactgtTGCAGTACGTTGAAAAGCTGCACGGGATTATCCGGAAATACGACACCAAACTGGCGGCctataaacaaaaacttcttaaTTTC ATGCAACAAGAGCAAAAGACTTCCTGCGACAAGGCCATTCAAATCAATGAAACCGAGCTCCTGGAAAACCAGGATTCCCTGGAAAAAGATGAAGACACCGACAAAAAAGACAAGACCAGCGATT TATCGGCGACGGACGCATTCAGTTTTGTGGACGAGATGCGACAGGCGGCCAAGCACGCCGAAAACCTAAACAACTTCGTTTACGAGCCGACCTCGGGCATGTACTACGATCCCAAGACGGGCTACTACTATAACGCG GAGTACGGGCTGTACTACGACGGAAACACCGGCTGCTACTACAGCTATGACCACGCAAAGGACTCGTACGAGTTCCACTCGCAGGCGCAGGTTCAG GCGAACGAGGCGGCCAAGCCGGAATCGGAGGACGAGCAGGTGGAGTTCGATGAGCTGGGAGGCGTCATCACCGACCCCGACACGCTGAAGAAGATCAAGGCCGAGAAGCAAAAGGCCAAGGATCGTGCTGAGAAGTCGAAGCGCAAGGCCAAGgggaaaaataagaaacacGGCAAGAAGAAACGCAAGAAGGAGCGCCATCACAAGTCCAAGAAGCGGCACAGGGATTCCGATGACGAGCGGGATGGGGATGCCGAGGAGGGCGAGCTGTCGCAAAGTAGTGACTCAAGTTCCGACTCCAGCGACGACGAGGAGAGCAGCGGCATTAGCGACACGGAGGACAGCAGTGTTCCGATCTTTAAGGCTGCCGGGCGCTTTCAAG ATATTGCCAAGAAGTATCCACCATCGCTGCGCATTATTGTCCAGGAGACTAATCTGGAGACCTTGAAGGTTGGAAGCCTGCATCTGATCACATACAAAGGTGGATCCTTGGGTCGCGAGGGCTCCCACGATGTCATCATTCCGGACGTGAACGTCAGCAAGGGCCACTTGAAGTTTAACTACGAAGCCAAGTTGGGACTCTACAAGTGCCTTGATCTGGGCTCCCGCAATGGCACCATTCTGAATGGCTCCCCAATGTCCAGCGAAGCCATGGATTTGGTTCACGGTAGTGTCATCACCTTGGGACAGACGAAACTCCTGTGTCACGTGCACGAGGGCAACAGTACCTGTGGCCTGTGTGAGCCGGGTCTGTTGATAGAGACGCCTGCGCCTGTGGTGACCACTGGAAACGCATCTACCGCAACCGTATTATCCCACAAGGAGCAGCTAAAAAAGCTGCAGCGCAAATATGGCCTGGAAAATGAGA aatttgttgaGTCTGGTGCCAATGGTCAGTCCAATTACAATGATCGCGCCGCCACAAGACGGGTCAAGGTGGGCAGCAGTACCGATAAAGAAAAGACTGAGATCGCTTGTGTGAACAC TGAGATTGGCAGCTCCAACAAGGGCTTCAAAATGCTCAGCAAACTGGGCTGGCAAAAGGGCGACACTCTGGGCAAGACCAACTCCAGTGCTGGACTTCTGACGCCG ATCAATGTGGTGGGCAATGAAGGCACTAGCGGTCTAGGGAACACTGACCCAGTTACCTCCAGCTCTAGACCTGTGGACAAACGAAAGTTGGCCAACTTAAAGATCACACAGGCTCGATATCAGCGCGCTAGCGATATCTTTGTCCAGTCGGATGATAGTGATTAG
- the LOC108068463 gene encoding RNA-binding protein 5 isoform X2, with protein MSSPVEEEESAESAAKHDFIELKSSKDLESCEQQQLLQYVEKLHGIIRKYDTKLAAYKQKLLNFMQQEQKTSCDKAIQINETELLENQDSLEKDEDTDKKDKTSDLSATDAFSFVDEMRQAAKHAENLNNFVYEPTSGMYYDPKTGYYYNAEYGLYYDGNTGCYYSYDHAKDSYEFHSQAQVQPVSDCAYSSLLAGFHKLSIDRMRSNALGERGGQAGIGGRAGGVR; from the exons ATGTCGTCGCCGGTCGAAGAGGAGGAGTCGGCGGAAAGTGCCGCCAAACACGATTTTATCGAACTGAAGAGCTCGAAGGACTTGGAGTCCTgcgagcagcaacaactgtTGCAGTACGTTGAAAAGCTGCACGGGATTATCCGGAAATACGACACCAAACTGGCGGCctataaacaaaaacttcttaaTTTC ATGCAACAAGAGCAAAAGACTTCCTGCGACAAGGCCATTCAAATCAATGAAACCGAGCTCCTGGAAAACCAGGATTCCCTGGAAAAAGATGAAGACACCGACAAAAAAGACAAGACCAGCGATT TATCGGCGACGGACGCATTCAGTTTTGTGGACGAGATGCGACAGGCGGCCAAGCACGCCGAAAACCTAAACAACTTCGTTTACGAGCCGACCTCGGGCATGTACTACGATCCCAAGACGGGCTACTACTATAACGCG GAGTACGGGCTGTACTACGACGGAAACACCGGCTGCTACTACAGCTATGACCACGCAAAGGACTCGTACGAGTTCCACTCGCAGGCGCAGGTTCAG CCTGTGAGCGACTGCGCCTATAGTAGCCTTTTAGCGGGGTTTCACAAACTCAGCATAGACCGAATGCGTAGCAATGCATTAG GCGAACGAGGCGGCCAAGCCGGAATCGGAGGACGAGCAGGTGGAGTTCGATGA